From Carya illinoinensis cultivar Pawnee chromosome 5, C.illinoinensisPawnee_v1, whole genome shotgun sequence, one genomic window encodes:
- the LOC122309927 gene encoding uncharacterized protein LOC122309927 isoform X1 translates to MAAESNTGFHLQETFGSVMNRHAISFQSGAINSSSEMMPLDNYYGINSTADLLFFGNSSNIINISPVICQPGNPSASSLVHDSVPGLKHDTEFAVEWSVEEQYKLKEGLDKFVDEPSIMKYIKIAATLHNKTVRDVALRCRWLTRKRRKSEEHNVGKKVNIRKVNHPMAEPFGLTHDKLVESSLKTNIHSAPPLNVAANSLMMRNMDQNEIMAYGVSGIGGPTKHLLEQNAQAFNQITDNLSIRKVEDNINLFCRTRNNLNAILNDMRQMPGIMSHMPPLPVFINEDLANSILHYTT, encoded by the exons ATGGCAGCGGAGTCGAACACCGGGTTTCACCTCCAGGAAACTTTTGGTTCTGTAATGAATCGGCACGCTATATCGTTTCAGTCCGGGGCAATCAACAGCTCGTCCGAGATGATGCCGCTGGACAATTACTATGGGATAAACAGCACCGCAGACCTGCTGTTTTTTGGGAATTCTTCCAACATCATCAACATCAGTCCCGTGATATGTCAGCCTGGGAACCCATCTGCTTCTTCTCTTGTTCATGATTCTGTTCCCGGGCTCAAGCACGACACTGAGTTTGCCGTGGAGTGGTCGGTCGAGGAACAGTACAAATTGAAGGAAGGCCTGGACAA ATTTGTTGATGAACCAAGTATAATGAAGTATATCAAGATTGCGGCGACATTGCATAATAAAACTGTCCGTGATGTTGCTTTGAGGTGTAGGTGGCTGACG AGAAAGCGAAGAAAATCTGAGGAACATAACGTGGGAAAAAAGGTGAACATTCGTAAG GTGAACCACCCTATGGCAGAGCCCTTCGGACTCACCCAT GATAAGCTGGTGGAGTCGTCCTTGAAAACCAATATACATTCAGCTCCGCCACTGAATGTAGCTGCAAATTCCCTCATGATGCGCAATATGGATCAGAATGAGATCATGGCTTATGGAG TCTCTGGAATAGGTGGCCCAACAAAGCATCTCTTGGAACAGAATGCTCAAGCGTTTAACCAAATCACAGATAATCTTTCTATACGCAAG GTGGAGGACAACATTAATCTTTTCTGCCGTACGAGAAACAACCTTAATGCTATCCTAAACGA CATGAGACAAATGCCTGGCATAATGAGCCACATGCCACCGCTGCCTGTATTCATAAATGAGGATCTTGCAAATAGTATTTTGCATTACACAACTTAG
- the LOC122309927 gene encoding uncharacterized protein LOC122309927 isoform X3 codes for MAAESNTGFHLQETFGSVMNRHAISFQSGAINSSSEMMPLDNYYGINSTADLLFFGNSSNIINISPVICQPGNPSASSLVHDSVPGLKHDTEFAVEWSVEEQYKLKEGLDKFVDEPSIMKYIKIAATLHNKTVRDVALRCRWLTRKRRKSEEHNVGKKVNIRKVNHPMAEPFGLTHDKLVESSLKTNIHSAPPLNVAANSLMMRNMDQNEIMAYGVSGIGGPTKHLLEQNAQAFNQITDNLSIRKVEDNINLFCRTRNNLNAILNDI; via the exons ATGGCAGCGGAGTCGAACACCGGGTTTCACCTCCAGGAAACTTTTGGTTCTGTAATGAATCGGCACGCTATATCGTTTCAGTCCGGGGCAATCAACAGCTCGTCCGAGATGATGCCGCTGGACAATTACTATGGGATAAACAGCACCGCAGACCTGCTGTTTTTTGGGAATTCTTCCAACATCATCAACATCAGTCCCGTGATATGTCAGCCTGGGAACCCATCTGCTTCTTCTCTTGTTCATGATTCTGTTCCCGGGCTCAAGCACGACACTGAGTTTGCCGTGGAGTGGTCGGTCGAGGAACAGTACAAATTGAAGGAAGGCCTGGACAA ATTTGTTGATGAACCAAGTATAATGAAGTATATCAAGATTGCGGCGACATTGCATAATAAAACTGTCCGTGATGTTGCTTTGAGGTGTAGGTGGCTGACG AGAAAGCGAAGAAAATCTGAGGAACATAACGTGGGAAAAAAGGTGAACATTCGTAAG GTGAACCACCCTATGGCAGAGCCCTTCGGACTCACCCAT GATAAGCTGGTGGAGTCGTCCTTGAAAACCAATATACATTCAGCTCCGCCACTGAATGTAGCTGCAAATTCCCTCATGATGCGCAATATGGATCAGAATGAGATCATGGCTTATGGAG TCTCTGGAATAGGTGGCCCAACAAAGCATCTCTTGGAACAGAATGCTCAAGCGTTTAACCAAATCACAGATAATCTTTCTATACGCAAG GTGGAGGACAACATTAATCTTTTCTGCCGTACGAGAAACAACCTTAATGCTATCCTAAACGA CATCTGA
- the LOC122309927 gene encoding uncharacterized protein LOC122309927 isoform X2: protein MAAESNTGFHLQETFGSVMNRHAISFQSGAINSSSEMMPLDNYYGINSTADLLFFGNSSNIINISPVICQPGNPSASSLVHDSVPGLKHDTEFAVEWSVEEQYKLKEGLDKFVDEPSIMKYIKIAATLHNKTVRDVALRCRWLTRKRRKSEEHNVGKKVNIRKDKLVESSLKTNIHSAPPLNVAANSLMMRNMDQNEIMAYGVSGIGGPTKHLLEQNAQAFNQITDNLSIRKVEDNINLFCRTRNNLNAILNDMRQMPGIMSHMPPLPVFINEDLANSILHYTT from the exons ATGGCAGCGGAGTCGAACACCGGGTTTCACCTCCAGGAAACTTTTGGTTCTGTAATGAATCGGCACGCTATATCGTTTCAGTCCGGGGCAATCAACAGCTCGTCCGAGATGATGCCGCTGGACAATTACTATGGGATAAACAGCACCGCAGACCTGCTGTTTTTTGGGAATTCTTCCAACATCATCAACATCAGTCCCGTGATATGTCAGCCTGGGAACCCATCTGCTTCTTCTCTTGTTCATGATTCTGTTCCCGGGCTCAAGCACGACACTGAGTTTGCCGTGGAGTGGTCGGTCGAGGAACAGTACAAATTGAAGGAAGGCCTGGACAA ATTTGTTGATGAACCAAGTATAATGAAGTATATCAAGATTGCGGCGACATTGCATAATAAAACTGTCCGTGATGTTGCTTTGAGGTGTAGGTGGCTGACG AGAAAGCGAAGAAAATCTGAGGAACATAACGTGGGAAAAAAGGTGAACATTCGTAAG GATAAGCTGGTGGAGTCGTCCTTGAAAACCAATATACATTCAGCTCCGCCACTGAATGTAGCTGCAAATTCCCTCATGATGCGCAATATGGATCAGAATGAGATCATGGCTTATGGAG TCTCTGGAATAGGTGGCCCAACAAAGCATCTCTTGGAACAGAATGCTCAAGCGTTTAACCAAATCACAGATAATCTTTCTATACGCAAG GTGGAGGACAACATTAATCTTTTCTGCCGTACGAGAAACAACCTTAATGCTATCCTAAACGA CATGAGACAAATGCCTGGCATAATGAGCCACATGCCACCGCTGCCTGTATTCATAAATGAGGATCTTGCAAATAGTATTTTGCATTACACAACTTAG